A portion of the Pseudomonas sp. GR 6-02 genome contains these proteins:
- a CDS encoding glutathione peroxidase, with amino-acid sequence MPMRWLAVPALLMFFSGLAQAAECPELLQGSLPKLRAKESIDLCQRFAGKPLVVVNTASFCGFAPQFKGLEALYQRYKDQGLEVVGVPSNDFRQESKDGAETAKVCYVNYGVTFTMTEPQKVRGDDATHLFKVLAEQSSSPKWNFYKYVVDRQGNVIANFSSLTKPDNPEFIEAVEKALASKP; translated from the coding sequence ATGCCGATGCGCTGGCTTGCAGTTCCTGCGTTGCTGATGTTTTTTTCCGGGCTGGCTCAGGCAGCAGAATGCCCGGAGCTGTTGCAAGGCTCATTGCCGAAGCTGCGCGCCAAGGAATCCATCGATTTGTGCCAGCGCTTCGCCGGCAAACCGTTGGTGGTGGTCAATACCGCAAGCTTCTGTGGCTTCGCCCCGCAGTTCAAAGGTCTTGAGGCGCTGTATCAGCGCTACAAGGATCAAGGGCTTGAGGTGGTCGGTGTTCCATCCAATGACTTCAGGCAAGAGTCCAAGGATGGTGCAGAGACTGCCAAGGTCTGTTATGTGAATTACGGCGTGACCTTCACCATGACCGAACCGCAGAAAGTCCGCGGCGATGACGCCACGCATTTGTTCAAGGTCCTTGCCGAACAAAGCAGTTCGCCGAAGTGGAATTTCTACAAATACGTGGTCGATCGCCAAGGCAACGTGATCGCCAATTTCTCCAGCCTGACCAAGCCCGACAATCCCGAGTTCATCGAGGCGGTGGAGAAAGCCCTGGCCTCGAAGCCCTGA
- a CDS encoding MarR family winged helix-turn-helix transcriptional regulator, whose amino-acid sequence MLPSQCLCTNLRRAARGVSRHYDGALDGFGINVAQYSLLCNLQRLDQPSISTLAEAMGLDRSTLGRNLRVLEGEGLVTLVEGEDMRNRIVLLTETGRERLAAALPAWEAAQQRLIDRLGAEKRETLLKLLDELA is encoded by the coding sequence ATGCTTCCTTCTCAATGTTTGTGCACTAACCTGCGTCGCGCCGCTCGTGGCGTCAGCAGGCATTACGACGGCGCGCTCGACGGCTTCGGGATCAACGTTGCCCAGTATTCTCTGCTGTGCAACCTGCAGCGTCTGGATCAGCCGAGCATCTCGACACTGGCCGAGGCCATGGGCCTGGATCGCAGCACCCTGGGGCGCAATCTACGGGTGCTGGAAGGTGAAGGTCTGGTGACACTGGTCGAGGGCGAAGACATGCGCAATCGCATCGTCCTGCTCACCGAGACAGGGCGCGAACGTCTGGCAGCGGCCTTGCCGGCCTGGGAAGCGGCGCAACAGCGGTTGATCGACCGTCTGGGTGCCGAGAAGCGTGAAACCTTGCTGAAACTGCTGGACGAACTGGCTTGA
- a CDS encoding ATP-grasp domain-containing protein, with translation MNKRIAVVGGRPSPIHGAKELGIDVVLVHQEGDYEQEILAHCEQVVHARIDDAEAIIKVLEPLHRDRPFDRIMTTTEVAGESTGKVVDHFGLTGVSYKTARLLKDKVAMRELLVEHNLSPVAYRHVTSAQDAVAFVKEHGKSVLKPAEGVASLHIHPCDDAASASKAWQALQDADVKHIIIEEYLEGPVVSVDSFSFQGRHLPIGYSQYRMNDKYVEWEVSTPSTEARKWLSELKEMTCRLLDAVELEEGPSHSEFVLTPKGPRVLESHARLAGSGAPELVRRAFGLDLNRMFLTVPLGIDTLPQVSPEPKAGAAIQFFVPTPGKVRKVELDLKPDVDVRHTKSGETPRVFLPFLFELGAAERAVVIQKHEGDTIPPLDTVADCVSGYVLATGTSREDAVRIGDELVAAVNFIVDPTE, from the coding sequence ATGAATAAGCGTATCGCAGTAGTCGGTGGTCGTCCCTCGCCCATTCACGGTGCCAAGGAGCTGGGCATCGACGTAGTGCTGGTGCATCAGGAGGGTGACTACGAGCAGGAAATCCTCGCCCATTGCGAACAGGTGGTGCATGCCAGGATTGACGACGCCGAGGCCATCATCAAGGTCCTCGAGCCCCTGCACCGCGACCGTCCGTTCGATCGCATCATGACCACTACCGAAGTGGCAGGCGAGTCAACGGGCAAAGTGGTCGATCACTTCGGTCTCACCGGGGTTTCCTATAAGACTGCGCGCCTGCTCAAGGACAAAGTGGCCATGCGCGAGTTGCTGGTCGAGCACAACCTGAGCCCGGTTGCCTATCGCCATGTCACCAGTGCGCAGGATGCCGTCGCGTTCGTCAAAGAGCATGGCAAGTCGGTTCTCAAACCCGCCGAAGGCGTGGCCAGCCTGCATATCCATCCCTGCGATGACGCAGCCTCTGCTTCCAAGGCCTGGCAGGCGCTTCAGGATGCCGACGTCAAGCACATTATCATCGAGGAGTACCTGGAGGGGCCGGTCGTCAGCGTCGACTCCTTCTCGTTCCAGGGGCGCCACCTTCCCATTGGTTACTCCCAGTACCGCATGAACGACAAATACGTTGAGTGGGAAGTCAGCACGCCGAGCACCGAGGCCAGGAAATGGCTGAGCGAGCTGAAGGAAATGACCTGCCGCCTGCTCGACGCGGTAGAACTGGAAGAGGGGCCCTCCCATAGCGAGTTCGTGCTGACCCCCAAGGGGCCTCGTGTACTCGAATCCCATGCTCGCCTGGCGGGCTCGGGTGCCCCTGAACTGGTGCGGCGTGCGTTCGGCCTGGACCTGAACCGCATGTTCCTGACTGTGCCGCTGGGTATCGACACTCTGCCGCAAGTGTCGCCCGAGCCGAAAGCGGGTGCCGCGATCCAGTTCTTCGTACCGACACCTGGCAAGGTCAGAAAGGTCGAGCTCGATCTCAAGCCTGACGTCGATGTGCGCCATACCAAGTCAGGCGAGACTCCACGGGTGTTCTTGCCGTTCCTGTTCGAACTGGGCGCAGCCGAGCGTGCCGTAGTCATCCAGAAGCATGAGGGCGATACGATTCCACCGCTCGACACCGTTGCCGACTGCGTTTCAGGGTATGTCCTGGCAACAGGCACCTCGCGCGAGGATGCCGTGCGTATCGGTGATGAACTGGTAGCGGCGGTCAACTTCATCGTGGATCCCACGGAATGA
- a CDS encoding MFS transporter produces the protein MTSMWRTCGWVLLGSALILALSLGVRHGFGLFLAPMSAEFGWGREVFAFAIALQNLIWGLAQPFTGALADRFGAAKVVLIGGVLYALGLMFMGLSDSAVTLSLSAGLLIGIGLSGTSFSVILGVVGRAVPPEKRSMGMGIASAAGSFGQFAMLPGTLGLIGWLGWSAALLVLGLLVALIVPLVSMLKDKPLPVLGHEQTLSEALHEACSHSGFWLLAFGFFVCGFQVVFIGVHLPAYLVDQHLPASVGTTVLALIGLFNIFGTYTAGWLGGRMSKPRLLTALYLLRAVVIALFLWAPVTQVTAYLFGMAMGFLWLSTVPLTNGTVATLFGVRNLSMLGGIVFLFHQLGSFLGGWLGGVVYDRTGSYDLIWQVAILLSLMAAALNWPVREQPVARLQTQVSAA, from the coding sequence ATGACATCGATGTGGCGTACGTGCGGTTGGGTGCTGTTGGGCAGTGCGCTGATTCTGGCGTTGTCCCTGGGGGTGCGACACGGCTTCGGGTTGTTTCTGGCGCCGATGAGTGCCGAATTCGGCTGGGGTCGCGAAGTGTTTGCCTTCGCCATTGCCCTGCAGAACCTGATCTGGGGCCTGGCGCAGCCATTCACCGGCGCATTGGCCGACCGCTTTGGCGCCGCAAAGGTGGTGTTGATCGGTGGTGTTCTGTACGCCCTGGGCCTGATGTTCATGGGGTTGTCCGATTCGGCGGTGACCTTGTCCTTGAGCGCCGGGTTGTTGATCGGTATCGGTCTGTCCGGCACCTCGTTCTCGGTGATCCTTGGCGTGGTCGGCCGTGCCGTACCACCGGAAAAACGCAGTATGGGCATGGGGATCGCCAGTGCTGCCGGTTCCTTCGGTCAATTCGCCATGTTGCCCGGCACGCTGGGGCTGATCGGCTGGCTGGGCTGGTCTGCGGCATTGCTGGTGCTGGGCCTGCTGGTGGCGCTGATCGTGCCGCTGGTGAGCATGCTTAAAGACAAGCCGTTGCCGGTGCTCGGGCATGAGCAAACCCTCTCTGAAGCGCTACACGAAGCCTGCTCCCATTCAGGGTTCTGGTTGTTGGCGTTCGGCTTTTTTGTCTGCGGTTTTCAAGTGGTGTTCATCGGTGTGCACTTGCCGGCGTATCTAGTGGATCAACACCTGCCAGCCTCCGTCGGCACCACGGTGCTGGCGCTGATCGGGCTGTTCAATATCTTCGGTACCTATACCGCAGGCTGGCTCGGCGGACGGATGTCCAAACCGCGCTTGCTCACCGCTCTGTATCTGTTGCGGGCGGTGGTGATTGCACTGTTCCTCTGGGCACCCGTCACTCAGGTCACGGCCTATTTGTTCGGCATGGCCATGGGTTTCCTCTGGCTGTCGACGGTGCCCTTGACCAACGGCACGGTGGCAACCTTGTTTGGTGTCCGAAATCTGTCCATGCTCGGCGGGATTGTTTTCCTGTTCCACCAGTTGGGCTCGTTCCTCGGCGGCTGGTTGGGCGGGGTGGTGTATGACCGAACCGGGAGCTACGACTTGATCTGGCAGGTGGCGATTCTCTTGAGTCTGATGGCCGCAGCCCTGAACTGGCCAGTACGGGAGCAGCCGGTGGCGCGCCTGCAAACCCAGGTGAGTGCCGCATGA
- a CDS encoding ATP-grasp domain-containing protein: MKYVLCLHRWVGSQALYDRYELPAGMQIRAICTPESCASLPSERLASSSVLVSLDDAEAVMAEAERLVEQHGVPALVVALNEGDLLNAASIRERWQVPGDLVAWTERFRDKLTMLEVAGRQSSIGVLPASPADSREAVERLAAEHGYPLVLKPRYGTASRGVKFLRGPSDLDQIGQATEPMMVQACCAAPILHVDGWWDGQRIVVVTASRYVNSCADFGPDSPLGSIELEEGDDERRIAGRVEQLLAVFAPEREIVFHLELFDLDDKLLFLEIGARVGGAEIPFLWREVRDIDLLGIAWEIQTGASTRYRDLARSLSKEGRPLHRERGAWVIARRNSSPREGLGTLYWAQPQNLDRFASGVYEGAGTRLRLRSFDRPALVRDVGKIFEQLSEAWGAQS, encoded by the coding sequence ATGAAATATGTCCTCTGCTTGCACCGTTGGGTCGGTAGCCAAGCGCTATACGACCGATACGAACTGCCGGCAGGAATGCAGATTCGGGCGATCTGTACGCCCGAATCCTGCGCGTCCCTGCCGAGCGAGCGCCTGGCGTCAAGCTCGGTGCTCGTCTCACTGGACGATGCTGAGGCGGTCATGGCTGAGGCCGAGCGTCTGGTCGAGCAACATGGGGTTCCAGCGCTGGTGGTTGCCCTCAATGAGGGCGACCTGCTCAATGCGGCTTCTATCCGTGAGCGATGGCAGGTACCGGGAGATCTTGTCGCGTGGACCGAGCGGTTCCGCGACAAGCTCACCATGCTGGAGGTCGCAGGCCGGCAATCGTCGATCGGCGTGTTGCCTGCTTCGCCTGCCGATTCCCGCGAAGCGGTGGAGCGACTGGCTGCTGAACACGGCTATCCGCTGGTGCTCAAGCCGCGCTACGGCACGGCGAGTCGCGGCGTAAAGTTTCTTCGCGGCCCAAGTGATCTTGATCAGATCGGGCAGGCCACGGAGCCGATGATGGTCCAGGCTTGCTGCGCGGCCCCCATCCTGCACGTTGACGGCTGGTGGGATGGGCAACGGATTGTGGTAGTCACGGCGTCGCGTTATGTGAACAGCTGTGCCGATTTCGGTCCGGATAGCCCGCTGGGCAGTATCGAACTCGAGGAGGGCGATGACGAACGGCGGATTGCGGGGCGCGTCGAACAACTGCTGGCAGTCTTCGCGCCTGAGCGAGAAATCGTCTTCCACCTCGAACTGTTCGACCTGGATGACAAATTGCTGTTCCTGGAAATCGGTGCCCGGGTCGGTGGCGCCGAAATCCCGTTCCTCTGGCGAGAGGTGAGGGATATCGACCTGCTGGGGATCGCTTGGGAAATCCAGACCGGGGCGTCTACCCGCTACAGGGACCTTGCGCGCAGCCTTAGCAAGGAGGGCAGGCCATTGCACCGCGAGCGGGGGGCATGGGTGATCGCCCGCCGCAACAGCTCGCCGCGTGAAGGCTTGGGTACCCTGTACTGGGCTCAACCGCAGAACCTGGATCGCTTCGCCAGCGGTGTTTATGAGGGCGCTGGCACGCGCCTTCGGCTGCGCAGCTTCGATCGTCCCGCGCTGGTACGTGACGTGGGGAAGATCTTCGAACAGTTATCCGAAGCATGGGGAGCTCAATCTTGA
- a CDS encoding TauD/TfdA family dioxygenase, with product MSVMAMDVQEASLVQVVVVNDPDLTGLEGCRVRLAETPHCAESVGAVGGDWLGTVLGRDIVEAIRAFPDSPHKALLIRGISLSTDVATPRNGFLPNAECVLDFDLLHFGMLRLLGVRPHAVEYENFGKLVRNVVPVPEAAGTTSSWGADVEFFWHTDNPNWPFADQSRNVATAVPNFLAFTAVRNFEGASTDIVCVDHVLSKLPGWAIAQLQKSAYTFGAPASNEGFDGQPRVLPVLEHDEGGYRLRFDDGIVAALDLDSEKALGLLRQCLRDAQGIEVVLQPGDFFIFKNARVLHRRKAFQPLLNGKARWLRRVYGS from the coding sequence ATGAGCGTCATGGCCATGGATGTTCAGGAGGCTTCATTGGTACAGGTGGTGGTCGTCAATGATCCCGACCTGACCGGGCTGGAGGGCTGTCGCGTGAGGCTGGCCGAAACGCCGCACTGCGCTGAGAGTGTGGGAGCAGTCGGCGGGGACTGGCTCGGCACAGTGTTGGGCCGGGACATCGTCGAGGCAATTCGCGCATTTCCTGACAGCCCGCACAAAGCGCTGCTCATCAGAGGCATTTCGCTCTCTACGGACGTCGCGACGCCGCGCAATGGTTTCCTGCCCAACGCCGAGTGTGTTCTTGACTTCGATCTGCTGCACTTTGGCATGTTGCGGCTGCTGGGTGTCAGGCCGCATGCAGTCGAGTATGAGAACTTCGGCAAGCTGGTCAGAAACGTCGTTCCGGTTCCGGAGGCCGCGGGCACCACCAGCTCTTGGGGCGCGGATGTGGAGTTTTTCTGGCACACCGACAATCCCAACTGGCCCTTCGCCGATCAAAGCCGAAATGTCGCGACCGCCGTGCCGAACTTCTTGGCCTTTACCGCCGTGCGCAACTTTGAAGGCGCCTCCACCGACATTGTTTGTGTGGATCATGTCCTTTCAAAGCTGCCCGGCTGGGCGATCGCCCAGTTGCAGAAGTCTGCCTACACCTTTGGTGCCCCTGCCTCCAACGAGGGCTTCGATGGCCAGCCTAGGGTGCTGCCGGTGCTGGAGCACGACGAGGGCGGTTATCGCCTGCGCTTTGACGATGGCATCGTGGCCGCCCTCGACCTGGACAGCGAAAAGGCACTTGGGCTCCTGCGCCAGTGCCTGCGCGATGCCCAGGGTATAGAGGTGGTGTTGCAACCAGGCGACTTCTTCATTTTCAAAAATGCCCGCGTGCTGCACCGGCGCAAGGCGTTCCAGCCTCTGCTCAACGGCAAGGCGCGCTGGCTGCGCCGGGTGTACGGCAGTTGA
- a CDS encoding carbamoyltransferase family protein, with the protein MTITLGISAFYHDSAATLVVDGKIVAAAQEERFSRIRHDPGFPRKAIEYVLSNAGINLADVDHVAYYEDPALKFRRVLSTAAVAGLSAARTYAPVLGEWLSTKRRMDREVVRHLRAMGDRDGRRIEVHGHHESHAASAFFPSPFESAAILCIDSVGEWATTTIWHGRPEGIKLVAELSFPHSLGLLYSAFTYFCGFKVDSGEYKLMGLAPYGKPHYVDTILSHLIDVKPDGSFRLDWTKFEFIKGQVMTGDAFEQLFGGPRRLPEAPLTDREFDLAASVQKVTEIVVSRLAKTARELTGETALCMAGGVALNCVANGVISRERIFDRLWVQPAAGDAGGSLGAALLTDRKYRGVASRELPAGVRDGMSGALLGPEYSEEQIRDELEACGAVFHRLSPEELDQRVSTSIEDGGVIGWFQGRMEFGPRSLGSRSILGDPRRSDTQSNMNLRIKFRESFRPFAPVVLEEKAADYFDIVEESPYMLVVSPIATGIRKAIPQESARLTGIDLLKLVRSDLPAITHVDFSARVQTVDRERNPRFRALLEHFYQRSGCPVLVNTSFNVRGEPIVNTPFEAYRCFMRTNMDVLAIGDFYLDKSEQPQFEEAVDWRETVPLD; encoded by the coding sequence ATGACGATTACGCTTGGCATCTCTGCCTTTTATCACGACAGCGCGGCCACTCTGGTAGTGGACGGCAAGATCGTTGCCGCGGCCCAGGAAGAGCGTTTCAGCCGGATAAGGCATGACCCGGGTTTCCCACGCAAGGCCATCGAGTACGTCCTGAGTAACGCAGGTATAAACCTGGCCGATGTCGACCATGTCGCCTATTACGAAGACCCGGCACTGAAGTTCCGTCGGGTACTCTCGACGGCCGCCGTGGCCGGGCTTTCGGCAGCGCGCACCTACGCACCGGTGCTTGGCGAATGGCTATCAACCAAGCGCCGGATGGACCGTGAGGTCGTGCGTCATCTCAGAGCGATGGGAGACCGGGACGGTCGCCGAATCGAAGTGCATGGTCACCACGAGTCCCACGCTGCATCGGCATTTTTCCCCAGTCCTTTCGAGAGCGCCGCGATCCTGTGTATCGACAGTGTCGGCGAGTGGGCGACGACCACCATCTGGCACGGCAGGCCAGAAGGTATCAAGCTGGTTGCCGAGTTGTCCTTTCCCCATTCGCTGGGCCTGCTTTATTCGGCCTTCACCTATTTCTGCGGCTTCAAGGTGGACTCCGGCGAATACAAACTCATGGGGCTTGCGCCATATGGCAAGCCTCATTACGTCGACACGATCCTCTCGCATCTGATCGATGTGAAGCCCGATGGCAGCTTCAGGCTCGACTGGACCAAGTTTGAGTTCATCAAAGGCCAGGTCATGACGGGCGATGCCTTTGAGCAGCTGTTCGGTGGCCCCCGGCGCTTGCCCGAGGCCCCCCTTACCGATCGCGAGTTCGATTTGGCCGCATCGGTGCAGAAAGTCACGGAGATCGTCGTTTCGCGCCTGGCCAAGACCGCCCGTGAGCTCACTGGCGAGACCGCACTGTGCATGGCCGGGGGCGTTGCCCTCAACTGCGTAGCCAACGGCGTGATCTCGCGTGAGCGGATATTCGACCGTCTGTGGGTGCAACCGGCGGCTGGCGATGCGGGTGGCTCGCTGGGCGCCGCGCTGCTGACTGACCGCAAGTATCGCGGCGTAGCAAGCCGCGAACTGCCGGCTGGCGTGCGTGATGGCATGAGCGGAGCATTGCTTGGGCCGGAGTACAGCGAAGAGCAGATCAGGGACGAACTGGAAGCCTGCGGCGCTGTTTTTCACAGGCTTTCGCCGGAAGAGCTCGACCAGCGGGTGAGCACCAGCATCGAGGACGGCGGGGTCATCGGCTGGTTCCAGGGGCGAATGGAGTTCGGTCCGCGATCGCTTGGCAGCCGTTCGATCCTGGGTGATCCGCGCCGCTCGGACACCCAGTCAAACATGAACCTGCGCATCAAGTTCCGCGAGTCCTTCCGCCCCTTCGCTCCCGTGGTGCTTGAGGAAAAAGCGGCAGACTACTTCGACATCGTCGAGGAAAGCCCCTACATGCTGGTGGTCTCGCCCATTGCAACGGGCATTCGCAAGGCGATCCCACAGGAGAGTGCGCGGCTTACCGGGATCGACTTGCTCAAGTTGGTGCGTAGCGATCTGCCGGCAATCACCCACGTGGACTTCTCGGCAAGGGTGCAGACCGTTGACCGGGAGCGCAACCCGCGGTTCCGGGCGCTGCTTGAACACTTCTATCAGCGTTCAGGGTGTCCTGTATTGGTCAACACCTCGTTCAACGTGCGCGGTGAGCCGATTGTGAACACGCCGTTCGAAGCCTATCGCTGCTTCATGCGTACCAACATGGATGTGCTGGCGATTGGCGACTTCTACCTCGATAAATCGGAGCAGCCTCAGTTCGAGGAGGCGGTCGACTGGCGCGAGACAGTACCGCTGGATTAA
- a CDS encoding OmpP1/FadL family transporter, whose protein sequence is MKKVMLKTTLSLAVALASTQIFASGFALNEQSISGMGTGFAGRSSSADDASTVFGNPAGMSRLKREQVTGGVAFIDAHADISDASSSPNGGTNKGDMVPFMGVPMGYYVKPLDDQWAVGFGVYAPFGLVTDYENGFAGRYFGSKSEVKIVTLQPTISYAFNDKVSIGFGPTINRIDGTLESNLSLNPRAADGNVKIKGDDTALGYNIGILVQATDSTRVGLTYHSKVKYKLEGDTKVNYSLLGALGQNPNQKYDASLDITTPESVDISLTHQLDDKWTLYAGSTWTRWSRLKEISVENSGVPAALNSRFGTITEEQNWHDTWAHAIGASYQLNKQWVLRTGLSVDQAPTNNENRSPRIPTGDRKIFSLGAGWSPTDDLTIDVAYSYLREESVKVNNSNGRQSYNAKYENWANGFGVGATYRF, encoded by the coding sequence ATGAAAAAAGTAATGCTCAAAACCACCCTTAGCCTCGCCGTTGCCTTGGCATCCACCCAGATCTTCGCCAGTGGCTTTGCCCTCAACGAACAAAGCATCAGCGGGATGGGGACAGGTTTTGCCGGGCGATCTTCTTCTGCCGACGACGCATCCACTGTTTTTGGTAACCCTGCCGGCATGTCTCGCCTCAAGCGCGAACAAGTGACCGGCGGTGTTGCATTTATCGACGCGCACGCTGACATCAGTGATGCCAGCTCCAGCCCGAATGGTGGTACCAACAAAGGTGACATGGTCCCTTTCATGGGCGTGCCCATGGGCTACTACGTAAAGCCACTCGATGACCAGTGGGCAGTCGGTTTCGGCGTCTATGCTCCATTCGGTCTGGTGACCGACTACGAGAACGGCTTCGCCGGCCGTTACTTCGGCAGTAAAAGCGAAGTCAAAATCGTGACTCTCCAGCCAACCATCAGCTATGCCTTCAACGACAAGGTGTCGATCGGTTTCGGTCCGACCATCAACCGCATTGACGGCACCCTGGAATCGAACCTGTCACTAAACCCGCGCGCAGCGGACGGTAACGTCAAGATCAAAGGTGACGACACCGCGCTGGGGTACAACATCGGCATCTTGGTACAAGCGACCGACAGCACTCGCGTTGGCCTGACCTACCACTCGAAAGTGAAGTACAAGCTCGAAGGTGACACCAAGGTCAACTACAGCCTCCTCGGGGCTCTGGGTCAGAACCCTAACCAGAAGTACGATGCATCCCTGGACATAACGACTCCTGAGTCGGTTGATATCTCGCTCACTCACCAACTGGATGACAAGTGGACCCTCTACGCGGGCAGCACCTGGACTCGCTGGAGCCGCCTGAAAGAAATCAGCGTCGAAAACAGCGGCGTCCCTGCAGCCCTGAACAGCCGGTTTGGTACCATCACCGAAGAACAGAACTGGCATGACACCTGGGCTCACGCCATCGGTGCTTCGTACCAGTTGAACAAACAATGGGTTCTGCGTACCGGTCTATCCGTCGACCAGGCACCAACCAACAACGAAAACCGCTCCCCGCGCATTCCGACTGGCGATCGCAAGATTTTCAGCCTGGGCGCGGGCTGGAGTCCGACCGACGACCTGACCATCGACGTAGCGTACTCGTACCTGCGCGAAGAGTCGGTCAAGGTCAACAACAGCAACGGCCGCCAGAGCTACAACGCCAAGTATGAAAACTGGGCAAACGGTTTCGGTGTAGGCGCGACCTACCGTTTCTGA
- a CDS encoding iron-containing redox enzyme family protein produces the protein MFTPVSLRTCLGEVHGTDLVDVDFTSPAALAGLASVACERLGPLRDGFRRLAQTIEGNEADAQALRAKAALESAPFLIGSQHLIHGVCGSWNNEARHAMAALSIHAADVGAGQPGASRIQRYLELLRQHALADAGEDLLRAVADPRISDGAFNFASTLLVLGHFPESLTAQILGINLYLRHCGLLPSFEFIAHNEPSARQFLDLRRDPAGSADDLAVLAETAVREFLVQMGAAGNDGVRQGYLWARRQAEEMNEALLDVLERWLDPREAARHLISRRRLDACQYHDKTQLNKVPMKPLLAVDDSLKFLDHLAASAYVRAGRPESSPLLTSLISPRGKMFRIFSRDDIAILHRWICGLPYSDAPRQTPAFQVWKDDGKLAGALREVAETQALVARFSPRQAYPRLLRIELTPSEESYAGHYVKSWLARAARGVTKGYCSLPERWAPGVLQQWLQGQHEASNQALEQDEELPSRDEVVADILSLAPLTMIDGAWLAGFAHPAVASTAYGSRLFETLFDELGNGIEAQNHPVIYRHLLKAVHGELPATADPGYANAACFNDENFELPVFWLSIGRYPQTYCPEILGLNLAMELSGVGGGYRRTHKALVAYGYPTMFVDLHNSIDNISTGHTAWAAASLDTYLCAFSRSDRDELWARVRNGFVALNPPREQTMLDKFREKVRSLL, from the coding sequence ATGTTCACGCCGGTCAGCCTGCGCACTTGCCTGGGTGAGGTGCATGGGACGGACTTGGTAGACGTCGACTTCACCAGCCCGGCGGCTTTGGCGGGGCTGGCGAGTGTTGCATGCGAGCGGCTTGGGCCGTTGCGCGACGGATTCCGAAGGTTGGCACAGACAATCGAGGGGAACGAAGCGGATGCCCAGGCGTTGCGTGCCAAGGCGGCGTTGGAGTCGGCTCCCTTTCTGATCGGCAGTCAGCACCTGATTCATGGGGTGTGCGGCAGCTGGAATAATGAAGCACGCCATGCCATGGCAGCGCTGAGTATCCATGCGGCGGATGTGGGGGCCGGTCAGCCAGGGGCCAGTCGTATCCAGCGCTACCTGGAATTGCTGCGTCAGCACGCGCTGGCAGATGCTGGCGAAGATCTCTTGCGAGCAGTGGCCGACCCAAGGATCTCGGACGGAGCCTTCAACTTTGCCTCGACCCTGCTCGTATTGGGGCATTTTCCGGAGTCGCTGACGGCCCAGATCCTGGGGATCAACCTTTACCTGCGTCATTGTGGGCTGTTGCCCTCGTTTGAGTTCATCGCCCATAACGAGCCGTCCGCCCGCCAGTTTCTCGATCTGCGTCGCGACCCCGCTGGTAGTGCCGACGATCTTGCCGTGCTCGCCGAAACGGCAGTCCGGGAATTTCTCGTGCAAATGGGCGCTGCCGGAAACGATGGGGTACGCCAAGGCTACCTGTGGGCGCGCCGACAGGCCGAGGAGATGAACGAAGCGCTGCTCGATGTGCTTGAGCGTTGGCTCGATCCGAGAGAGGCGGCGCGCCACCTGATCAGCCGACGTCGGCTGGATGCTTGTCAATACCATGACAAGACTCAGTTGAATAAGGTGCCGATGAAGCCCTTGCTCGCAGTCGACGACTCCTTGAAGTTTCTCGACCATCTTGCCGCCAGCGCTTACGTGCGGGCGGGCAGGCCGGAATCGAGTCCACTGCTCACCAGCCTGATTTCGCCGCGGGGCAAGATGTTCCGAATCTTCAGTCGCGACGATATTGCCATTCTTCACCGCTGGATCTGCGGCTTGCCTTACTCCGATGCGCCCAGGCAGACCCCGGCTTTCCAGGTATGGAAGGACGACGGCAAACTCGCCGGGGCTCTTCGCGAGGTCGCTGAAACCCAAGCGTTGGTCGCCAGATTCAGCCCGCGACAGGCCTACCCGCGCCTGTTGCGAATAGAGCTCACGCCGTCGGAGGAATCCTATGCCGGTCACTACGTGAAGAGCTGGCTGGCCAGGGCCGCCCGTGGCGTCACCAAGGGGTATTGCTCGTTGCCGGAGCGTTGGGCTCCCGGTGTCTTGCAGCAGTGGTTGCAGGGCCAGCATGAAGCTTCCAACCAGGCACTGGAGCAGGACGAAGAGCTGCCGTCTCGCGATGAGGTGGTCGCCGATATCCTGTCCCTGGCGCCGCTGACAATGATCGACGGGGCCTGGCTGGCCGGGTTCGCCCACCCGGCGGTAGCCTCCACGGCGTACGGCAGCAGACTGTTCGAAACGCTTTTCGATGAGTTGGGCAACGGAATCGAGGCGCAGAACCATCCCGTCATCTACCGCCATCTGCTCAAGGCAGTACATGGCGAGTTGCCGGCCACCGCCGACCCTGGATACGCCAACGCCGCTTGCTTCAACGACGAGAACTTCGAGCTGCCCGTGTTCTGGTTGTCTATCGGGCGATATCCCCAAACCTACTGCCCGGAGATTCTCGGGCTGAACCTGGCGATGGAGCTGTCCGGAGTAGGGGGCGGTTATCGGCGTACCCACAAGGCGTTGGTTGCCTACGGCTATCCGACGATGTTCGTCGATCTGCACAACTCCATCGACAACATCTCCACCGGGCATACGGCATGGGCTGCCGCGAGTCTGGATACCTACCTTTGTGCTTTTTCTCGTAGTGACCGTGATGAACTCTGGGCGCGTGTCCGTAATGGATTCGTCGCGCTCAATCCACCCAGGGAGCAAACAATGCTGGATAAGTTTCGCGAAAAAGTGAGGTCGCTGCTATGA